In the Neofelis nebulosa isolate mNeoNeb1 chromosome 11, mNeoNeb1.pri, whole genome shotgun sequence genome, one interval contains:
- the HIC2 gene encoding hypermethylated in cancer 2 protein, which translates to MVSGPLALRWYAWAGRGDMGPDMELPSHSKQLLLQLNQQRTKGFLCDVIIMVENSIFRAHKNVLAASSIYFKSLVLHDNLINLDTDMVSSTVFQQILDFIYTGKLLPSDQPAEPNFSTLLTAASYLQLPELAALCRRKLKRAGKPFGSGRVSATGMGRPPRSQRLSTASVIQARYPGLMDGRKGAHTPQELPQAKGSDDELFLGSSSQEGVHGLSRAVCPASGEAGLGSCSTNGSSGGCEQELGLDLSKKSPPLPPATPGPPLTPEDPAQLSDSQHGSPLSASAPPVANSASYAELGGTPNEPMDLEGSEDNHLSLLEGPGGQPRKSLRHSARKKEWSKKEPMVGSPFERREAGPKGPCPGEEGEGLGDRVPNGILASTVAGGGPSGPYTEPPYSCKEEEENGKDGSEDSGQSGSEGGSGHAGTHYMYRQEGYETVSYGDNLYVCIPCAKGFPSSEQLNAHVETHTEEELFIKEEGAYETGSGGAEEEAEDLSAPSTAYAAEPRPFKCSVCEKTYKDPATLRQHEKTHWLTRPFPCNICGKMFTQRGTMTRHMRSHLGLKPFACDECGMRFTRQYRLTEHMRVHSGEKPYECQLCGGKFTQQRNLISHLRMHTSPS; encoded by the exons ATGGTTTCTGGGCCCCTGGCACTACG GTGGTACGCGTGGGCAGGGCGAGGGGACATGGGGCCCGACATGGAGCTGCCCAGCCACTCCAAGCAGCTCTTGTTGCAGCTGAACCAGCAGAGGACAAAGGGCTTTCTGTGTGATGTCATCATCATGGTGGAGAACTCCATCTTTCGGGCCCACAAGAATGTTCTGGCTGCCAGCAGCATCTACTTCAAGTCCCTAGTCCTGCACGATAACCTCATCAACCTGGACACGGACATGGTCAGCTCCACGGTGTTCCAGCAGATCCTGGACTTCATCTACACGGGCAAGCTGCTGCCCAGCGACCAGCCAGCTGAGCCCAATTTCAGCACTCTCCTTACTGCCGCCAGCTACCTCCAGCTGCCCGAGTTGGCAGCCCTCTGCCGTCGTAAACTCAAGCGAGCCGGCAAGCCCTTTGGCTCCGGACGGGTGAGTGCCACCGGCATGGGGAGGCCTCCCCGCAGCCAGCGGCTGTCCACAGCCTCTGTCATCCAGGCACGGTATCCGGGGCTCATGGACGGACGCAAGGGGGCCCACACCCCCCAGGAGCTCCCCCAGGCCAAAGGCTCAGATGACGAGCTCTTCCTCGGAAGCTCAAGCCAGGAAGGCGTGCATGGCCTGAGCCGGGCCGTCTGTCCCGCCAGTGGGGAGGCTGGCCTGGGCAGCTGCAGCACCAATGGGAGCAGTGGGGGCTGCGAGCAGGAGCTGGGCCTGGACCTGTCCAAGAAgagccctcccctgccccctgccacccccGGTCCCCCCCTGACCCCGGAAGACCCTGCCCAGCTGAGTGACAGTCAGCACGGCTCGCCCCTctcagcctctgcccctcctgttgCCAACAGTGCCTCTTATGCTGAGCTGGGGGGCACCCCCAATGAGCCCATGGATCTGGAGGGGTCTGAAGATAACCACCTGAGTCTGCTGGAGGGGCCTGGTGGGCAGCCCCGGAAGAGCCTGCGGCACTCAGCCCGCAAGAAGGAATGGAGCAAGAAGGAGCCTATGGTTGGGTCCCCCTTTGAGCGGAGGGAAGCAGGGCCCAAGGGCCCTTGCCCGGGGGAAGAGGGCGAGGGGCTAGGGGACAGGGTTCCCAATGGCATCCTGGCCAGCACTGTTGCGGGGGGTGGCCCCAGTGGGCCTTACACGGAGCCCCCGTACTCctgcaaggaggaggaggagaatggcaAGGATGGAAGTGAGGACAGCGGGCAGAGTGGGAGCGAGGGGGGCAGCGGCCACGCCGGTACCCACTACATGTACCGGCAGGAGGGCTACGAGACGGTGTCCTACGGGGACAACCTGTATGTGTGCATCCCCTGCGCCAAAGGCTTCCCCAGCTCTGAGCAGCTCAATGCCCACgtggagacacacacagaggaggagCTGTTCATCAAGGAGGAGGGTGCTTACGAGACAGGCAGCGGGGGCGCCGAGGAGGAGGCTGAGGACCTGTCGGCACCCAGCACGGCCTATGCTGCTGAGCCCCGGCCCTTCAAGTGCTCCGTCTGCGAGAAGACCTACAAGGACCCTGCCACGTTGCGGCAGCACGAGAAGACACACTGGCTGACTCGGCCCTTCCCCTGCAACATCTGCGGCAAAATGTTCACCCAGCGCGGCACCATGACACGTCACATGCGGAGCCACCTGGGCCTGAAGCCCTTTGCCTGCGATGAGTGCGGCATGCGCTTCACCCGCCAGTACCGCCTCACTGAGCACATGCGCGTGCACTCGGGCGAGAAGCCCTATGAGTGCCAGCTCTGCGGAGGCAAGTTCACCCAGCAGCGCAACCTCATCAGCCACTTGCGCATGCATACTTCCCCCTCCTAG